A single Oryctolagus cuniculus chromosome 16, mOryCun1.1, whole genome shotgun sequence DNA region contains:
- the KLHL26 gene encoding kelch-like protein 26 isoform X2: MFTGGMREASQDVIELKGVSARGLRHIIDFAYSAEVTLDLDCVQDVLGAAVFLQMLPVVELCEEFLKAAMSVETCLHIGQMATAFSLASLRESVDAFTFRHFLQIARQDDFLRLPLERLVFFLQSNRLQSCAEVDLFRAAVRWLQHDPARRPRASHVLRHIRFPLMQAAELVDSVQTLDIMVEDALCRQYLLEALNYQVLPFRQHEMQSPRTAVRSDVPSLVAFGGTPYTDSDRAVSGKVYQLPEPGARHFRELTEMELACSHTCVAVLDNFVYVAGGQHLQYRSGEGAVDACYRYDPQRNRWLRLRAMQESRIQFQLNVLCGMVYATGGRNRAGSLASVERYCPRRNEWGYACSLKRRTWGHAGAAAGGRLYISGGYGVSVEDKKALHCYDPVADQWEFKAPMSEPRVLHAMVGAGGRIYALGGRMDHVDRCFDVLAVEYYVPETDQWTSVSPMRAGQSEAGCCLLERKIFIVGGYNWRLNNVTGIVQVYNTDTDEWERDLHFPESFAGIACAPVLLPRAGARR, translated from the coding sequence ATGTTCACGGGCGGCATGCGGGAGGCGAGCCAGGACGTCATCGAGCTGAAGGGCGTGTCGGCCCGCGGCCTGCGCCACATCATCGACTTCGCCTACAGCGCGGAGGTGACGCTGGACCTGGACTGCGTGCAGGACGTGCTGGGCGCCGCCGTGTTCCTGCAGATGCTGCCCGTGGTGGAGCTGTGTGAGGAGTTCCTCAAGGCGGCCATGAGCGTGGAGACGTGCCTGCACATCGGCCAGATGGCCACGGCCTTCAGCCTGGCGTCGCTGCGCGAGTCCGTGGACGCCTTCACCTTCCGCCACTTCCTGCAGATCGCGCGGCAGGACGACTTCCTGCGCCTGCCGCTCGAGCGCCTGGTCTTCTTCCTGCAGAGCAACCGGCTGCAGAGCTGCGCCGAGGTCGACCTGTTCCGCGCCgccgtgcgctggctgcagcacgacCCCGCGCGCCGGCCGCGCGCCAGCCACGTGCTGCGCCACATCCGCTTCCCGCTCATGCAGGCGGCCGAGCTGGTGGACAGCGTGCAGACGCTGGACATCATGGTGGAGGACGCGCTGTGCCGCCAGTACCTGCTCGAGGCCCTCAACTACCAGGTGCTGCCCTTCCGGCAGCACGAGATGCAGTCGCCGCGCACGGCCGTGCGCTCCGACGTGCCCTCGCTCGTGGCCTTCGGCGGCACGCCCTACACCGACAGCGACCGCGCCGTCAGCGGCAAGGTGTACCAGCTGCCGGAGCCCGGCGCGCGCCACTTCCGCGAGCTCACCGAGATGGAGCTGGCCTGCAGCCACACGTGCGTGGCCGTGCTCGACAACTTCGTGTACGTGGCCGGCGGCCAGCACCTGCAGTACCGCAGCGGCGAGGGCGCCGTGGACGCCTGCTACCGCTACGACCCGCAGCGCAACCGCTGGCTGCGCCTGCGGGCCATGCAGGAGAGCCGCATCCAGTTCCAGCTGAACGTGCTATGCGGCATGGTGTACGCCACGGGCGGCCGCAACCGCGCCGGCAGCCTGGCCTCGGTCGAGAGGTACTGCCCGCGCCGCAACGAGTGGGGCTACGCGTGCTCGCTCAAGCGCCGCACCTGGGGCCACGCGGGCGCCGCCGCCGGGGGCCGCCTCTACATCTCGGGCGGCTACGGCGTCTCGGTGGAGGACAAGAAGGCGCTGCACTGCTACGACCCCGTGGCCGACCAGTGGGAGTTCAAGGCGCCCATGAGCGAGCCGCGCGTGCTGCACGCCATGGTGGGCGCCGGCGGCCGCATCTACGCCCTGGGCGGCCGCATGGACCACGTGGACCGCTGCTTCGACGTGCTGGCCGTCGAGTACTACGTGCCCGAGACGGACCAGTGGACCAGCGTGAGCCCCATGCGCGCCGGCCAGTCGGAGGCCGGCTGCTGCCTGCTGGAGCGCAAGATCTTCATCGTGGGCGGCTACAACTGGCGCCTGAACAACGTCACGGGCATCGTGCAGGTCTACAACACCGACACGGACGAGTGGGAGCGCGACCTGCACTTCCCCGAGTCCTTCGCGGGCATCGCCTGT
- the KLHL26 gene encoding kelch-like protein 26 isoform X1, which produces MAESGGGASGSGGFGGGAGPERPSSVADKNGALKCRFSAPGHSSSLLQGLATLRAQGQLLDVALTVNREAFHAHKVVLAACSDYFRAMFTGGMREASQDVIELKGVSARGLRHIIDFAYSAEVTLDLDCVQDVLGAAVFLQMLPVVELCEEFLKAAMSVETCLHIGQMATAFSLASLRESVDAFTFRHFLQIARQDDFLRLPLERLVFFLQSNRLQSCAEVDLFRAAVRWLQHDPARRPRASHVLRHIRFPLMQAAELVDSVQTLDIMVEDALCRQYLLEALNYQVLPFRQHEMQSPRTAVRSDVPSLVAFGGTPYTDSDRAVSGKVYQLPEPGARHFRELTEMELACSHTCVAVLDNFVYVAGGQHLQYRSGEGAVDACYRYDPQRNRWLRLRAMQESRIQFQLNVLCGMVYATGGRNRAGSLASVERYCPRRNEWGYACSLKRRTWGHAGAAAGGRLYISGGYGVSVEDKKALHCYDPVADQWEFKAPMSEPRVLHAMVGAGGRIYALGGRMDHVDRCFDVLAVEYYVPETDQWTSVSPMRAGQSEAGCCLLERKIFIVGGYNWRLNNVTGIVQVYNTDTDEWERDLHFPESFAGIACAPVLLPRAGARR; this is translated from the exons ATGGCGGAGTCCGGCGGCGGCGCTAGCGGCAGCGGCGGCTTCGGCGGGGGCGCCGGCCCTGAGCGCCCGAGCAG CGTGGCCGACAAGAACGGGGCCCTCAAGTGCCGCTTCTCGgcgccaggccacagcagcagcctcctgcagggcctggccacCTTGCGCGCGCAGGGCCAGCTGCTGGACGTGGCCCTGACCGTcaacagagaggccttccacgcGCACAAGGTGGTGCTGGCGGCCTGCAGCGACTACTTCAG GGCCATGTTCACGGGCGGCATGCGGGAGGCGAGCCAGGACGTCATCGAGCTGAAGGGCGTGTCGGCCCGCGGCCTGCGCCACATCATCGACTTCGCCTACAGCGCGGAGGTGACGCTGGACCTGGACTGCGTGCAGGACGTGCTGGGCGCCGCCGTGTTCCTGCAGATGCTGCCCGTGGTGGAGCTGTGTGAGGAGTTCCTCAAGGCGGCCATGAGCGTGGAGACGTGCCTGCACATCGGCCAGATGGCCACGGCCTTCAGCCTGGCGTCGCTGCGCGAGTCCGTGGACGCCTTCACCTTCCGCCACTTCCTGCAGATCGCGCGGCAGGACGACTTCCTGCGCCTGCCGCTCGAGCGCCTGGTCTTCTTCCTGCAGAGCAACCGGCTGCAGAGCTGCGCCGAGGTCGACCTGTTCCGCGCCgccgtgcgctggctgcagcacgacCCCGCGCGCCGGCCGCGCGCCAGCCACGTGCTGCGCCACATCCGCTTCCCGCTCATGCAGGCGGCCGAGCTGGTGGACAGCGTGCAGACGCTGGACATCATGGTGGAGGACGCGCTGTGCCGCCAGTACCTGCTCGAGGCCCTCAACTACCAGGTGCTGCCCTTCCGGCAGCACGAGATGCAGTCGCCGCGCACGGCCGTGCGCTCCGACGTGCCCTCGCTCGTGGCCTTCGGCGGCACGCCCTACACCGACAGCGACCGCGCCGTCAGCGGCAAGGTGTACCAGCTGCCGGAGCCCGGCGCGCGCCACTTCCGCGAGCTCACCGAGATGGAGCTGGCCTGCAGCCACACGTGCGTGGCCGTGCTCGACAACTTCGTGTACGTGGCCGGCGGCCAGCACCTGCAGTACCGCAGCGGCGAGGGCGCCGTGGACGCCTGCTACCGCTACGACCCGCAGCGCAACCGCTGGCTGCGCCTGCGGGCCATGCAGGAGAGCCGCATCCAGTTCCAGCTGAACGTGCTATGCGGCATGGTGTACGCCACGGGCGGCCGCAACCGCGCCGGCAGCCTGGCCTCGGTCGAGAGGTACTGCCCGCGCCGCAACGAGTGGGGCTACGCGTGCTCGCTCAAGCGCCGCACCTGGGGCCACGCGGGCGCCGCCGCCGGGGGCCGCCTCTACATCTCGGGCGGCTACGGCGTCTCGGTGGAGGACAAGAAGGCGCTGCACTGCTACGACCCCGTGGCCGACCAGTGGGAGTTCAAGGCGCCCATGAGCGAGCCGCGCGTGCTGCACGCCATGGTGGGCGCCGGCGGCCGCATCTACGCCCTGGGCGGCCGCATGGACCACGTGGACCGCTGCTTCGACGTGCTGGCCGTCGAGTACTACGTGCCCGAGACGGACCAGTGGACCAGCGTGAGCCCCATGCGCGCCGGCCAGTCGGAGGCCGGCTGCTGCCTGCTGGAGCGCAAGATCTTCATCGTGGGCGGCTACAACTGGCGCCTGAACAACGTCACGGGCATCGTGCAGGTCTACAACACCGACACGGACGAGTGGGAGCGCGACCTGCACTTCCCCGAGTCCTTCGCGGGCATCGCCTGT